In Bradyrhizobium paxllaeri, the genomic stretch ATGCCGGATTCTCAATCACTACGGGCCGACGGAAACGACCGTGGGTGTGGTGACCCATGAATGCGAGACCACGCACGAGAACGGGCCGATACCGATCGGCTTGCCGCTCGCCAATTTGCGCGCCTATGTGTTGGACGATGCGCTCAATGAGGTCCCGATCGGCGTCACGGGTGAACTCTATATCGGCGGCGCCGGTGTCGCGCGGGGCTATCGTGGCGCGGCGGGTCTCACTGCCGAACGCTTTGTGCCGGATCCATTTGGATCGGCCGGAGAGCGGCTCTATCGAACCGGCGATCGCGTTCGCTGTGACCAGGCGGGCCGGCTGATCTTCCTCGGGCGCACCGACGATCAGATCAAGCTGCGCGGTTACCGCATCGAGCTTGGTGAAGTCGGCCGCGCTATCAAGGCGTTGCAGGGAGTCGATGACGCCGTGGCGATCGCCCGCGCCATCGGCGCGAACGCCGAGCGGCAGGAACTCGTGGCTTACTGTATGCCCGCCACCGGCGTGACCCTGCTGCCGGAGGCGATCAAGCAGCAGCTCTCAGCGGCGGTACCGGAATACATGGTGCCCTCACACATTATTATAATGCAGCGGCTCCCTCTCACGCCCAATGGCAAGGTCGACCGCAAAGGACTGCCGGAGCCGACAGAAGCGACCGCCGCGCCAAGCCATGCCGCACCCGTGGGGGACACGGAGGAGGCGATCGCGGCAGTCTGGTGTGAGGTGCTCGGTCGCGATCGCATCGGCCGCAACGACAATTTCTTCGAGCTCGGTGGCGATTCCATCCTCAGCCTGCAGATCATCGCCCGCCTGCGCAGGCGCGGCATCCGCCTGACGCCGAAGCAGATTTTTGGCCAGCAAACGATTGCTGCCTTGGCAACCGTCGCAGCCGTTGCGGCAGCACCTGCCGCCAAAAAAGAGAAGCCGGACACGTGGACGGTGATTGGCAGCGAGCCGGCACCCGGCATGCGTCATCTCCTGCCGATCCAGACGCGCTTCTTTGCTGACGATATCGGCAACCGGAATCACTGGAACCAGGCGGTGCTGCTGATCCCGCAGGCGCGGATCGACTGGGAGACGCTGCGACGTGCGCTCGCGTTAATCGTGGACCAGCACGATGCGTTGCGCCTTCGGTTCAAGCAGGCGAACGGCGCATGGCAGGCGGAGCAGGGCGTTGTTCCGGCGCCGTCGGAGCTATTATGGATTCATGCTGACGTCGCTGATGCGGCACAGGTCACTGCCCTAGCTTCTGCCGCGCAGGAGAGCCTGTCGCTGTCGTCGGGTCCCCTGCTGCGCGCGGTCGGGATGGATCTTGCCGATGACAGCCAGCGGCTGCTGCTCGCCATCCATCATCTGGTTGTCGATGGCGTATCCTGGCGCATCCTGCTGGAAGACCTGGCCTCGGCCTATGATCAGTTGAAGCAAGGCGGCGCGGTCACGTTGGCGCCGAAGAGCGACTCCTTTGCGTCCTGGGCCGAGCGGCTGCACGCCTACGCGGCGACCGCGGAGCTGGCCGATGAACTGCCGTTCTGGCTCGATTGCGGGGCGGGCGAGAGCCTGCCATGCGACGACGACCATGGCGGCGTCGATCTCGTCGGGGACAGCGAGGAAGTATCGCTCATCTTCGATGCCGAGATGACATCGAGGCTGCTTGAGGAGGCCCCCTCCGCCTATCGGACGCAGGTCAACGATCTGTTGCTGGCGAGCCTGGCGCGCGCCGTCTCGCGCTGGAGCAGGCGTGATGATCTCGCGGTCGAGCTTGAAGGCCACGGCCGCGAGGACATGTTCCCCGGCGCCGATGTTTCCCGCACGGTCGGGTGGTTCACGACCGCATTTCCGGTGCGGCTGCAGGGTGGCTATAGCGACGACGCTTGCCTGATCAAGGCGGTCAAGGAAAAGCTTCGTGCGATACCGAACCGTGGACTCGGCTATGGCGTGTTGCGCTATCTCGGCTCCGAAGCCCAGCGCCATGGCCTGGCGCAGTTGGCGGAGCCGCAGGTCGTCTTCAACTATCTCGGCCGGTTCGATGGCAGCATAGGCGCATCCTCGCACTTCGCGTTTGCGTCCGAGAGCGCTGGTCCGTCTCGGAGCCCTGCGGCTCCCATGCGCGGCTGGCTGAACATCACCGGTCTGGTGCGTGACGGCCGGCTGCACCTGTCCTTCGGCTATGGACGCAAGCGCTACCGGCGCGAGACGGTCGAGCGGCTGGCGGCTCTGTACGAGACGGCCTTGCGCGAACTGGTGGCGCATTGCTGCAGCGGCGCGTCTGGCCTCACGCCGTCCGATTTTGCGCTGTCCGGGCTTGGTCAGGCCGATCTCGACCGGCTGGGCGCGGCGCTGGATCTTCGTGGCATCGAGGACATCTATCCGCTCTCGCCGATGCAGCAAGGCATGTTGTTCCACGCCCTTCGCGATGGCGATAACGATGCCTATGTGAACCAGGTCGGGCTCGAACTGTTCGGGTTCGATGCCGACAAGCTTCGAGCGGCGTGGCAGGCGGTGAGCGACCGGCACGCCGCGCTGCGGACCGGCTTTGTGTGGCAGAATCTTTCGGGCGCTGCGCAACAGGTGGTTTACCGCCATGTGGCGGTGCCGTTCGTCGAAGAGGATTGGCGCCAGCGAGCGGCGGCGCTTGAACGCAGCGGCGAGCGTGCAGGGCTGGATGCCGCGCTTGCGGAGGTATCCCACTGTGAACGCGAGCAAGGTTTTGACGTCGCACAGCCGCCGCTGCAGCGGGTGCGCCTGATCCGCCTCGACGACAAGCGCCACTGGCTGATCTGGACCCATCACCACATCTTCGTCGACGGCTGGAGTTCGGCCCGGCTGGTTGCGGAGGTGCTGCAGCATGTGAACGGCAGTTCGCTGCCGGCCGTGCAGGGCAGCTATCGTGACTACATCGCGTGGCTGCAGGGCCGCGATCACGCAGGCGCCGAAAAGTTCTGGCGCGATGCATTGGCCGGGTTGGAAACGCCGACCCTGCTGGCGAACACGCTGGCTACGAACAGGACATCGGAAGCCGAAGGACACGGCAGCATTGCGCTTGCGGTGAATGCGGAGTTGACCGAGCGGCTGAAGGCATTTGCGAAGCAAGAGCGCGTGACGCTCAATACGCTCATTCAGGGCGCGTGGGCGCAGTTGCTGCGGCGGCATTCGGGACAGAGCGCGGTCAGTTTCGGCGTGACGGTATCGGGCCGTCCGGCGGAACTGCCGGGCTCCGAGGAGATGGTGGGTCTCTTCATCAACACACTGCCGATCGTCGATGCGCCAAGCCCTCAAGCCGGCGTCGGCGACTGGCTGCGTCAGTTGCAGGAGCAGAATCTTGCGTTGCGCGAGCACGGCTGGACGCCGCTCTACGAGATCCAGCGCCTTGCCGGCCATGCCGGGCAGACACTGTTCGACAGTATCCTGGTGTTCGAAAACTATCCGATCGATGAGGGCCTGCGGCGGACCGGAGAGAGCGGCCCGCGCCTCGGGCGGGTGGACCATGTCACGCCCACCAACTATGCGCTGGCGGTTGCCGTGTTCGCCGGAAGCGACCGGCTCAATCTCGAGTTCAACTACGACCGTAACAGGTTCGACGAGGCGGCCATCCGGCGTCTTCGCGACACCTTGCACGGATTGCTGGAGCGAATCGCGGCCGATGCGGACCGTCCGCTCGGCCAACTCGGGTCGGCAGCCGGTGACGAGGCCCGAAGGGTCCTGAACTGGAGCCGCGCGACGCATTTGGCATCGCCTGCTTCCCATATCGGCGTCGTCGCGCATATCGAGGCGCAAGCGGAGCAGGCGCCATCTGCCGTCGCGATGGTGTGGGGCGACCAGCGCGTCAGTTATGGCGAGTTGAACGCCCGCGCAAACCAGCTTGCGCGGCGGCTTCGCCGCTGGAACGTCGGCCCGGATCGCCTTGTCGGCATCGCTTTGCCGCGCAGCCCGGTAATGACGATCGCGCTGCTCGCGGTTCTGAAGGCAGGCGGCGGCTATCTGCCGCTCGATCCGGACTATCCGGCCGAGCGGCTCGCCCACATGCTGCGCGACAGCGGGGCGAGGCTGGTATTGACGCAAAGCGCGCTGCTCGAACCGCTCGCGCCGGTGCTGCACGAGACCGGCGTCGAGGTCTGCTGTATCGATGAGCCGTCGCCGCTCGCCGGAGACGACACTGGCAATCTCAACGTTGAAATCCATTCGGACAGCCTTGCCTATGTGATCTACACGTCGGGATCGACCGGCATGCCGAAGGGCGTAGCTGTTACGCACGGGCCGCTCGCCATGCATTGCGAAGCGATCGGCCGGCTGTATCGCATGACGTCGCGCGATCGGGAATTCCAGACGGCGTCGATCAATTTCGACATCGCCCACGAGCGATGGCTGGTGCCGCTGATGACGGGCGGGTCGCTGGTCCTGCCGTCCAGGCCAGGCCTGCTGATCGACGACCTCGTCAGCGAGATTGAAAGACACGCGGTCTCGACGATCTTTCTGCCGCCGGCCTATGCGGATCAGTTGAGCGCGGCGTTGCGGCAGGGCGGGCGCAGGCTCGCGATCAGGGCGTGCATCGTGGGCGGCGAAGCCTGGTCGGATACCGGCATCAAGGCGTTCCGCGAGGCCGCCGATGTCGACCTTCTCGTCAACGCCTATGGCCCGACCGAGACGGTGATCGCATCGACGGCGTGGCCCGTCGACGACGCCGCGCTGACGTCAGGTCAGGCCGCGCCGATCGGACGTCCCGTTGGTAACAGGTCCACTTACATCCTTGATGCCGACCTCAACATCGTGCCGGTCGGTGTCACCGGCGAGCTGTTCATCGGCGGTATCGGATTGGCGCGCGGCTACCTGAACCGAGGCGCGATGACGGCGGAACGGTTTATCCCGGATCCATTCGGCGATAACGGCGCGCGTCTCTATCGCACCGGCGACCTCGCGCGCTGGCGGGCGGATGGCGTGATCGAGTATGTCGGCCGTGCCGACCAGCAGGTGAAGATCCGCGGTTTCCGGAT encodes the following:
- a CDS encoding non-ribosomal peptide synthetase yields the protein MHKDNLVERLREHAAVRPDKVALRFLEGDDVADELTFAALDVQIRSVAARLQALNGAGERAVILLPSGINYALAFYACLYAGVIAVPAYPPEGGPERYAGRLNGILRDAAPRFILVETALRSAVETALPELANVQIIAVDAIPLETAAEWRETQPAADTIAFLQYTSGSTSQPKGVCVSHENLTANEKAIQAAAGGMLDDIFVSWLPLYHDMGLIGGLLNPLFTGFTAVLMSPRNFLERPRRWLEAIDRHGGTISGGPDFAYALCADRISDETIGRLDLSRWRFAFSGSEFVRKNTLRRFGDRFERSGFDRRALTACYGLAEATLLVSAGKLGTETVSHTLDTMALAAGRVANADAGTDLVECGQTVADHATRIMRVDGSAAAEADEVGEIWVAGPSVAAGYWNNPEATEHAFVERDGVRWLRTGDVGFIRDGALVVTGRLKDLLIVRGQNVYPTDVEQAVEADVASVRSGRVAAFAVEIDGREGIGVAAEFSRTVLKRSDPEVLAQAVGEAVLRQAQEYPAVIVLLNPQAMPLTTSGKLQRSACAARLADNTLDSFMVFERGRRRDGAPLTAPATDTERAVASIWCDALAVRAVHREDDFFVLGGNSIAAGQVAAAIRERFSVELELRSFFDTPTLAAFAGHIDGLPNTGAGRALPPIPRAAAADRATLSHAQERLWFLWNMDPTGTAYTVASTIRLKGQLDHAALSCAIGEVVRRHEVLRTTFVAEDGRARQVIHDAMSVDIRHEDLRAYPARDRDDRAAELRRSELGKPFDLVHGPLLRAALLQLTDDVHELLLLAHHIVADGWSLDVMLEELAGLYRGAIGQDTGAPPLQTIQYADFAAWQRNWLAAGEGDRQFACWRAKLGDVHPVLALPHDRPRTATQSHAGDTIGLAIDGALAARLREIAAKHRVSVFMLLLGAYQALLYRYTGQNDLRVGVPVAGRRHAQLERLIGCFVNTLVLRAEIADDATFPSLLQQVKEAVIEALSHQDLPFEMLVDGLRPERSGSHNPLFQAKFNYMTAPRGFDGVDGLTAEIDIMDLAGSHFDLALDIVDGAGGMKATFNYATDLFDSATITRLAAQFGSMLRQIADNAERRVADFVIEDANRQTASSQTSAFGFTDVIRLHRASTADRQAAVALRCGSDTLTFADLEQRSNRIAHILAGKGVTREAPVALWIERSPAFVVALLGVLKAGGAYVPLDPKWPLERVRRILKDGGIEIVLAAGEKLTEARALDCLVLDADAEAVRKETPGVPPDTVIHPAQTAYVIYTSGSTGTPKGVVVSHGALANYVQAFLQRLQPQPSATMAMVSTVAADLGHTVLFGALSSGVTLHLLSPEAVFDADAFAQAMRDGDVGILKIVPSHLRGLLQAQRSADVLPRDALILGGEACDAALLDDIRQLRPQCRILNHYGPTETTVGVVTHECETTHENGPIPIGLPLANLRAYVLDDALNEVPIGVTGELYIGGAGVARGYRGAAGLTAERFVPDPFGSAGERLYRTGDRVRCDQAGRLIFLGRTDDQIKLRGYRIELGEVGRAIKALQGVDDAVAIARAIGANAERQELVAYCMPATGVTLLPEAIKQQLSAAVPEYMVPSHIIIMQRLPLTPNGKVDRKGLPEPTEATAAPSHAAPVGDTEEAIAAVWCEVLGRDRIGRNDNFFELGGDSILSLQIIARLRRRGIRLTPKQIFGQQTIAALATVAAVAAAPAAKKEKPDTWTVIGSEPAPGMRHLLPIQTRFFADDIGNRNHWNQAVLLIPQARIDWETLRRALALIVDQHDALRLRFKQANGAWQAEQGVVPAPSELLWIHADVADAAQVTALASAAQESLSLSSGPLLRAVGMDLADDSQRLLLAIHHLVVDGVSWRILLEDLASAYDQLKQGGAVTLAPKSDSFASWAERLHAYAATAELADELPFWLDCGAGESLPCDDDHGGVDLVGDSEEVSLIFDAEMTSRLLEEAPSAYRTQVNDLLLASLARAVSRWSRRDDLAVELEGHGREDMFPGADVSRTVGWFTTAFPVRLQGGYSDDACLIKAVKEKLRAIPNRGLGYGVLRYLGSEAQRHGLAQLAEPQVVFNYLGRFDGSIGASSHFAFASESAGPSRSPAAPMRGWLNITGLVRDGRLHLSFGYGRKRYRRETVERLAALYETALRELVAHCCSGASGLTPSDFALSGLGQADLDRLGAALDLRGIEDIYPLSPMQQGMLFHALRDGDNDAYVNQVGLELFGFDADKLRAAWQAVSDRHAALRTGFVWQNLSGAAQQVVYRHVAVPFVEEDWRQRAAALERSGERAGLDAALAEVSHCEREQGFDVAQPPLQRVRLIRLDDKRHWLIWTHHHIFVDGWSSARLVAEVLQHVNGSSLPAVQGSYRDYIAWLQGRDHAGAEKFWRDALAGLETPTLLANTLATNRTSEAEGHGSIALAVNAELTERLKAFAKQERVTLNTLIQGAWAQLLRRHSGQSAVSFGVTVSGRPAELPGSEEMVGLFINTLPIVDAPSPQAGVGDWLRQLQEQNLALREHGWTPLYEIQRLAGHAGQTLFDSILVFENYPIDEGLRRTGESGPRLGRVDHVTPTNYALAVAVFAGSDRLNLEFNYDRNRFDEAAIRRLRDTLHGLLERIAADADRPLGQLGSAAGDEARRVLNWSRATHLASPASHIGVVAHIEAQAEQAPSAVAMVWGDQRVSYGELNARANQLARRLRRWNVGPDRLVGIALPRSPVMTIALLAVLKAGGGYLPLDPDYPAERLAHMLRDSGARLVLTQSALLEPLAPVLHETGVEVCCIDEPSPLAGDDTGNLNVEIHSDSLAYVIYTSGSTGMPKGVAVTHGPLAMHCEAIGRLYRMTSRDREFQTASINFDIAHERWLVPLMTGGSLVLPSRPGLLIDDLVSEIERHAVSTIFLPPAYADQLSAALRQGGRRLAIRACIVGGEAWSDTGIKAFREAADVDLLVNAYGPTETVIASTAWPVDDAALTSGQAAPIGRPVGNRSTYILDADLNIVPVGVTGELFIGGIGLARGYLNRGAMTAERFIPDPFGDNGARLYRTGDLARWRADGVIEYVGRADQQVKIRGFRIELGEIEARLLEQRGVRAAAVVAHESRTGRQLIAYASGEPALNGRALRDALSAILPDYMVPATIVVLEQLPLTPNGKIDRRALPAPDEDALVRRNFEAPEDDIEIVLAKIWAELLGVDRVGRYDHFFELGGHSLLAVRVLSRVSQELGVSIAVSDLFVHPDLASFARVVSIRLIEQEFDAEELQELIAAGQ